AAAAAATGAAAAAATTGATGTTGCTTGCTGTTGCTTCGCTGCTCGTGTTTGTCGCTTGCGAAGGAAAGAAGGAAGAACAGGCCCAGGTTCAGGCTCAGCCCGCTCCTGTTGCTGAACAGGCTGTTGCAAAGCAGGCTCCGGCTGAAGAACGTCCGGCAATGCAGTCCATTGACTGGGACAAGGCTCTTGAAATGAACAAGAACGGTGCCATTTTTGTGGATGTCCGTAATCCGCCGGAATTGAATGAAGGCTATGCCCCGGAAGCAAAGAATGTTCCTCTTGGCGAATTGAAGGATCGCTTGGCCGAACTTCCGAAAGACAAGGACTTGCTGATCTATTGCCGTTCCGGCCGTCGCAGCGAAGCCGCAACCAACTACTTGTTGAGCCAGGGTTATACCCGCGTGTATAACGTTCTCGGCGGTTACCTCGCCTTCCCGCAGAAGTAGTCTGTTGAGTCATTCCGACGAAGGTCGGAATCAGCTTCTTGAATCAGCATCCTGAAAATGAATTACCTGCAACTAGCATTTGAGAATTCCCTCTTTTCTGTCGGCATCAGTCGGCCGAATCCTGCCGTGGGTGCCGTCGTCGTTCGCGATGGCATCGTCGTCGGGAAGGGGCGTACACAGCGCCCGGGGAATGCTCATGCCGAGGTAATGGCGCTGCGTGACGCGGGCGAACTCGCCCGCGGGGCGGCCATATACGTGACGCTGGAACCTTGCTGTCATTATGGCCGCACGCCCCCTTGCACCAAGGCTATCATCGAGGCCGGCATCAAGGAAGTCTACTTCGCTCACGCCGACCCGAATCCGCTGGTACGCGGCAAGAGCCGTAGCATTCTCGAAGAAGCTGGAATCAAGGTCTTCGAAGGTCAGGATGCTTGCGAGCGTGCGATTGTTGAAAGCGGCTGGGACGATTCTTGTTCTCATGACGGCTGCAAAGTGCTTTCTGGAAATTCAGCTGCCATGGGGGAGCCTGAGACTCGCGCCGAGGCACTTGCCGAAGCCCGTATGCTCTTTCACGAAATCGAACGCTTCTTCGAAGCCTACGATTTCTATGTTCGCAATAAGACAACCTTTGTCGAAATTAAGTCAGCCATTTCGCAAGAAGGCTTTATGGGCGCATGCCAGCCTGACGGCTCGCATGCCCCGCTTAAAATCACCGGTCAAGGAGCCAACTGCTGGAACCATGAACTTCGAGCCATGAGCGACGCGATTCTCGTGGGAGCAGGTACCGTACTTGCCGATAACCCCTCGCTCGATGTACGCCTTGCTCAAGGGAACAATCCCGTCAAAATCATTTGGGCGGGGCATCATGAATTTACCGCCGCCGAGGTTGAAAATCTGCGCGTTTTCCAAGCGCCTGTAGAAAAGGGCAAAGCGCCCATCGTCTTTACTTGTGTGCCGCAGCCCGCGCTTGAAAAGAAGAATGTGGGTGAGGCGCCGGCTGTTGAAGTGGTCGCTTTAAGTAACGCCTCTTTTGTTGCCAACTGGCACGAAATGCATGCGAATCTCTCCGCTCGCGGCATGCACCGCCTGATGGTAGAACCCGGTGCACGCCTTGCTGATGAAATCTTTAAATGCGGTCTCTGGAACCGCCTCGATTTGTGGCAATCTTCCGATCCTG
This genomic window from Fibrobacter sp. UWT2 contains:
- a CDS encoding rhodanese-like domain-containing protein; this translates as MKKLMLLAVASLLVFVACEGKKEEQAQVQAQPAPVAEQAVAKQAPAEERPAMQSIDWDKALEMNKNGAIFVDVRNPPELNEGYAPEAKNVPLGELKDRLAELPKDKDLLIYCRSGRRSEAATNYLLSQGYTRVYNVLGGYLAFPQK
- a CDS encoding bifunctional diaminohydroxyphosphoribosylaminopyrimidine deaminase/5-amino-6-(5-phosphoribosylamino)uracil reductase, which produces MNYLQLAFENSLFSVGISRPNPAVGAVVVRDGIVVGKGRTQRPGNAHAEVMALRDAGELARGAAIYVTLEPCCHYGRTPPCTKAIIEAGIKEVYFAHADPNPLVRGKSRSILEEAGIKVFEGQDACERAIVESGWDDSCSHDGCKVLSGNSAAMGEPETRAEALAEARMLFHEIERFFEAYDFYVRNKTTFVEIKSAISQEGFMGACQPDGSHAPLKITGQGANCWNHELRAMSDAILVGAGTVLADNPSLDVRLAQGNNPVKIIWAGHHEFTAAEVENLRVFQAPVEKGKAPIVFTCVPQPALEKKNVGEAPAVEVVALSNASFVANWHEMHANLSARGMHRLMVEPGARLADEIFKCGLWNRLDLWQSSDPAVDRALESSGADGLTYPELPTALVARESFMLGPDVLTVYSR